The window AATGATGTCCGGTTCATAACCTGATTTGTCCCCTGTGGGCTTGACAATAGATTCTCTAGGAATTGTCCAAATCCCTCCTTTGCCCATCTGCCGAATCGCGATCAAGAGTTGCTCGATCAGGGAACCTGTTAAATCAGAATGTTTCCCCTTGGGCTTGGGCATTTCGATAATCACTCCATCATGCAATTCGTATCGGACTTCTGAGTTTTCAGGATACCAACTTATAAATTGATCAAAACTGTATACTTTGGGTTCGGCTTTAGCTTGAGTCATCGATCACTTTTCTCAAAGTTCAACGAGGAAAACCAGGTTTTCCCTATGTTCCTATTGTCTGCGCCCAGTGCTATAGACTAATCCTAAGATTGACCCCAAGAGCCACCAGCCGAGGAAATTAATACGAGAGTCAAAGAGGGTAATATCTAAAAGATGGAAGAGGCTAATTCCAGCAAAAGCAAGAAGATAACTGAATAAAATTGCCCCTTCAGTTTGACGGGGTAACCGGGAGAGGAGATGGGTGGCTTTGGCTAAGATCCAGGTGACTAAACAGAAGAACCAAATGGTTAGGGGAATACCCATTTCGGCCAGTAGCATTAAGGGTAAATTGTGGGGATGACCGATCCAATAGTTCATTTGGGTTTCATAGAGTGGGGAAAAACTCCGCAGTCCCCAACCGAGAAAAGGGCGTTGATGGACTAAGTCGATCGCAAATTGCCATTGGGTCGATCGCAGTTGCGCTAGGGGGCGATCGGGAAACATCTCATCGGTGAGCCTAGCCCAAATATAGGCAGGGACTACCATCCGCACCCATTGGCGGGATGGATCGACCCCAAAAGCCGACCACAGGATAAGTCCACAGACAGCCATCACTGCGGCGACTAACATGCGCCATCCCCAATAGAGAGCATAGGCTAAAACGGCTAAGGCGGCGATCGCCCAGGCATTGCGCGAATGGGTCAGAAATAAGGTGATGCCATCTAAAACGGTGGTTACTCCTAAGCCGATCCAAAACCAGCGTTTTTTGGGTTGTTTTTCTAGCAATAATCCTAAAGCGAGTATCCAAACGACCGCGAGATAGGCGGCTAAATCATTGGCATAGCCAAATATGGAAGAAATACGGCCGGGAGGGATACCACCCGCCGTTAGCGGCCAGTCAATGACAATACCCAGCCATCGGATGGGCCCTGACCATCCCCAAAACCGTTGCCCTAAGCCAATAATGGCGACTGGTAGAGAAGAAAATACTACCCAGGTGGCCATTCGACGCAGATGACCTGATGTACCGATCAGCTCTCCGAGGCCAACCAACAACAGAATAAAGGGCAGAAAATGGGCTAAACCGAGGGCTGCTTCTCCTGGAAACTCTGCCAGTAAGCACGTCAAGATTAAGCCTAAAGCAAAAATGATCGAGGCTTGGGTGAGGGGGCGACGTAAGGCGACCTCTCCCCGATCGCGTCCCATGTCAAAGAAGAAGACTAGCCCCAAGAGTAATCCCAATAAGGGGCTAAACACAAAGGTGGCTAACCAACCTTGCAGGCAAAACCAGGGTCTTTGGTCAGATGCAGAGGTCATGCCATTTCCCAAGCGGTGGAACGGGTAAGCCGAATTTGGGCGAGGGCAAAGATCATGGGAATAATACGGGTATAGTTGGTGGAGATCGCCCGCCAGCCCAGATCGGCAAAAAACCAGGCCCACAGGGTCGGCCCTAGGACGGCAAACAGGGTTCTGGCTGCCCCATAGCGAGCGGCATTAGTCGCCATACCAAGACTTGCTTTTTGCAGAATAATTTGGGATTGAATCTTGGTGGCGGCGATCGCTCCCCCGCGCACCAAAGCTTGTTTTGCAGCTTGATAGGCAGCAAAATGGAGAGCAAATTGTTGGGCTAGTTTTTGCACCAACAGGGGCCGAATCACAGAATTGACGGCTAAGGCACATCCCCCTTTCAGAAATACAGCGATCGGGTCTTTCTGAGTCGATAAAGGCAGAGGTTCGGCAAAATCTGCTTTTGCGAGTGCTTTACGGATACGCTCTTTTAAGCCTCGTTTTTGCTCGGCTGGTAGCTTTTTCCAGGAGCGACGAATCAGGTGTAAAAAGATTTCGGCTTCGAGTTCTGTGGTGGAGAGTTCCTGAGAATAGGGCAGTTTGAGATAACGAGAGACTTGAATGAGC of the Roseofilum reptotaenium CS-1145 genome contains:
- a CDS encoding YaaW family protein; translation: MDELRAVLELATEEELQQLTHLLFQRKLNPLDYVYTPDPIAVQSQNRQQWIDTIEERFQFLAADGFTVLRGQTQTITYRQVLIQVSRYLKLPYSQELSTTELEAEIFLHLIRRSWKKLPAEQKRGLKERIRKALAKADFAEPLPLSTQKDPIAVFLKGGCALAVNSVIRPLLVQKLAQQFALHFAAYQAAKQALVRGGAIAATKIQSQIILQKASLGMATNAARYGAARTLFAVLGPTLWAWFFADLGWRAISTNYTRIIPMIFALAQIRLTRSTAWEMA
- a CDS encoding O-antigen ligase family protein, which encodes MTSASDQRPWFCLQGWLATFVFSPLLGLLLGLVFFFDMGRDRGEVALRRPLTQASIIFALGLILTCLLAEFPGEAALGLAHFLPFILLLVGLGELIGTSGHLRRMATWVVFSSLPVAIIGLGQRFWGWSGPIRWLGIVIDWPLTAGGIPPGRISSIFGYANDLAAYLAVVWILALGLLLEKQPKKRWFWIGLGVTTVLDGITLFLTHSRNAWAIAALAVLAYALYWGWRMLVAAVMAVCGLILWSAFGVDPSRQWVRMVVPAYIWARLTDEMFPDRPLAQLRSTQWQFAIDLVHQRPFLGWGLRSFSPLYETQMNYWIGHPHNLPLMLLAEMGIPLTIWFFCLVTWILAKATHLLSRLPRQTEGAILFSYLLAFAGISLFHLLDITLFDSRINFLGWWLLGSILGLVYSTGRRQ